AAAAATCATCACGTCACAGTTCAGATTGGATCATTGTCCAACAAACTGTCCAGGGAATGTTTACATGTAAACATCAGTAAGtctttgcactttcattttcatttccctttcatataatattgaaataatatttgcattaaaaaaatgaaaaactcagcatttagattaattaattaagacTTAAGCTATATTGCTATTAGATATACAAACAACTGGCTTAAATTTAAATTGAACAATTATTGCACCATTTACCTGATCATGAAGCAGCATGAATGTATGAAATggcaagaaaaatatatttttttaatggcttaGAATTTAAGTAAACTTGTGTGATTGTTTAACATTAAGCTTAAACTTGTTCAAATAAAAGTTGTGCAGATCAGTTTGCACAATGATTTGAAATGGTGCAATGATTTAGAAAAATCTGCAAAGTCATTTCATGGACCTTTCCATCACGGTCTTGTTATGGTATTTGGCTTTTGAAGCCGTAGTTCAGTTCGGCTCCTCCACTTAGAAACAAATCTATCCCAGTACAGAAAGTGGCATCAGCTGCCAAGAAGAGGGCAGCTAATCCACTCTCAGTCTCCGTTCCCATTCGACCAATCAGCTGTTGAGTAGAAGTATGTTACTGTAACATATTCAGCAGAACACTATTCTTCAATTGCTCATTTAGCCTCATGAACACTTACCTGAGCGTTTTCTCCTCCCTTAACAGTGGCAGCAGCATCTTCTGTGTTGCCTGCAAGCTCCTCCCACAGAGGCGTCATTATATTGCTTGGAGAGATGCTATAATGAGTTTGAATGTTAGTAAACAGCATGTTCACAGACAGAAATtcaattggattaaaaaaaatagataagatataaaaaaaagtagtaaGGGAGAGCTTTAGATGTCAGGGGGACTGGCACTCACCAGTTCACTCTCACTTGATAGCGACTCTCGTCCACAGCCATTGCTTTAGTCATGGCAGTGATGGCCCCCTTGTGGATATATGTAAGCATTACTGTTACTTCCAACTTGTGAGATGAACAAGTAAAGCACTCAAGACAAGCAAAGAAACTCACCTTAGTTGCCACATAGGGAGCCGCGTCTTTCTGACCTATTGAGGCGACAAGGCTGGACAAATTGATGATGTTTCCTTGTGTTTTACGCAGATACGGCAGTGCATACTGACCCAAGGTAATGAAAAgaggataaaaaagaaaaaaaatctgtcattctGCATGAGTAAATagaccaaagtttttttttacataacttcCTTACCTTTGAAGCAAGGAAGTAACTGATGAGGTTCAGATTAAGCAGGTCTCTAAACTCCTCTGCAGTGGTTTCATCTGTGGTCTTGTGAGGGGGGTCTGATGGAGGATTTCAATAAAAATcactttctttattaatttattagacagtttatttagaaagaaaattatttctatttaaaaaaaaccaaataaataatatgaattttCTCCAAATAAATCTAAAAGTCtgtggttaaaataaaataaatcaaataaaaagttcaaagtacaaaaaaattttttttgacttACGCCACCCAGCATTGTTCACCAAACAGTCTAATTGTCCAAATCTCTCAATTGTCACATTGATTAATCGCTTCAAGATAAGATAtgacaattaaaatgaatgaaacaatacatttagaattatgacaaattttttttgaaagtccttatgtataataaaaataaaattaaaaaaacattgtaattctaattattttttttaagcctaacccacaaaacagcacaaaaaaggtttttacattattatatttttaaataatacagatCTCAAGTTTTATATGGAgaccttttcaaaaataaaaaaaaaccttaaaagttCAATTGTTAATTACTTATTAGTTAagtattactattattgtatCCGTTTCCTCTCAATTATGTATTTGCTCTCATGTAAACACAAGTTTAAGAAGAAAAGGGAAAGATAAAAGTGTTATTATGAACGCCTGAGGATACCTTGATGTCATCCTCTTTTGTCACGTCACATGACACAAACGAGCACGATCCCGGTCCTTCCTTATTCAGCACAGACTCAAGAGACTGACCAGCTGACAATTGTGCTGACGattacaaaaaaaaggaaaagaaaaggaaacGTTATTGCATTTACTGGTGAAAGAAACGTAAAAGGCTATTTAAATCATATCACATACTCTCTTGTGCGCAGAACACAACTTTGGCTCCGTTTTGCACTGCAAAGCAAACACGAATTTAATTTTACTTACTCtccattttctttaaatattattatataatataatattaaatataaagataaatattaaaaacccTTACCAAACACTTTAACGATGCCCCTTCCGATGCCTCTAGTGCCCCCAGTAACGATGACAACTTTGTTGACATAACGCTGAGCACAAGCCATGCTACTACTGCTGTAACGTTACGTTATACGCTCAATTATGTGTAAGTTACTTATGCAGCAAATGAAGATAATGTCAGATTTCTGCACGGGACTAACAAGTCTGCTCGAGTAAGCGGTTCCTAATGTACTGAAGTCATCTGATAGAGTAGTAAGTTACCGATGTCGTGAGTGTGTGTCAACTAGAGATGATCTCTTCCTGGACGAATCGTTATTTTGAAGCTATTCAGTCAACTTGAGGAACCAGTTCGCCAAGTCCGATTGAATCGTCTGTAATATGATCCAATTCCGGGTTTCCCAATTCTTTGGTCCATATGACACTGAAGCTTCAAAGCAAGCAGCGCAATTTCTCAGGAAGCTCTGTGCCGGAGCGCGTGTTGTTTTCAGAGAATCACGTGATCAGCGAAAAACGAAACCTCACTTTTGGCCAATCACGTGCGCGTGTCGCAATGTTCGAACCCCCAGATCTTAGTTTACGAGTAAGTTTTCATTCAGACttattcaattacattttttaaatacccaGTCATACAAGTATCATGaagaataaaaattattaaagaaaaaattaaatatttggaaatatCCAATTCAAATATGTGTGCATTATTCTTCTATTACATCATATTGATATTCAaagtaccgccgctccctatgGAACACCAGCTAGGGAAAATctgaaatactaataaataatacatttaaaactgtGACATATTTGTTTTGAAAGTCTCTATGTATCATATAGGCTAATGAAAAGTACCAGGCtaaatcataattaaaattatacattttttaaataaataattattattattcacaaaaTAGCACAAAAATAGCTACATTAGTATTTATAATGCTGATGTCAATTTTAATATGGAAACCTTTTCAAATATGGAACAAACTGAACCATTAAACTGCTAAAGCTATTTAAATCTATGTATTTTTTATACTGTTGCTAATTATTATCTCCTCCTTGAACGGCAACCTTATCGTGGTGgagggtttgagtacccgaatgatccTAAGAGCTATGTTGTCCAGGGCTATATGCCCCCGGTAGGGTTTTCAACTCCCACCTCTGGCAGAGCTTCGACCAAATTCTGAGGGAGACTGGAGacattgagtccgagtggaccatgttctccactgTCAATGCAGCCACTCTGatctgtggccgtaaggtctctggTGCCTGTCAAGGAGGCAATCCCCAAATCCGGTGGTGGACAccagaagtaagggatgccgtcaagctaaAGAAGGAGTCCTACCGGGCTTGgctggcttgtgggactcctgaggcagctgatggGTATCAGctcgggtggttgtggaggcaaaaactcgggtcTGGGAGGAGTTTGGTaaggccatggagaaagactcgaagagattctggcaaactgtaTGGTGCCTCACGAGGCAAAAGCAGTGCCCTGCCAAcactgttgacctcaactgggacggtggaaggaatactttgaAGATCTCCTCAACCGCACCGACATGTcatccattgaggaagcagaagCCGAGGGCTGTCTTGACTGACACACCTCTGCAGCAATGCATGGTGGTCGGGGACAGTGCCTCTGGAATGGCAGACTGAGGTGGTGGTCCCtatttttaagaagggggaccggagggtgtgttccaactacagggggatcacactcctTAGCcttcctgggaaagtctatgccagggtactggagaggagaattcggccgatagtCAAACCATGGATTCAGGAAGAACATTGTGGGTTTTCGTCCcagtcgtggaacactggaccagctttaTACCCTCGCCGgtgtgctggagggttcatgggagtttgcccaaccaatccacatgtgttttgtggatttggagaaggcattcgaccatGTCCCTTGCGGCCTCCTATGGGGGTGCTCCGGGAgtacccatccaagtgcacacacacagtagtgagaagtgaacacacacccggagcagtgggcagctatagatccagcgcccagtAATCAACTGGGGGCTCAGTGCCCTGCTCAAGGgttttgagggtggaagagagcgctgttcattcacccccccccccccatacaactcctgccagcaccgagactcgaacctgtgaccttcgggttacaggtccaactctctacAGGTCCACAGCTGCCCCTGCCCCCACATCTGTCCCTGTATgcccggagcaggagcttggttcgcattgTCGGCAGTAAGTTAGACATGTTGGACTCTGGCAGGACTGCCCTTTATCACCGGTCCTCTTCATTATTTTTATGGACaggatttctaggcgcagccaggggctggAGGGTGTCCAGTTTGGGGACCACATGATTTCATCTCTGCTTTTTGCTGATGATGTTGTCATGTTGGCTTCatcagaccaggaccttcagcgtgTGCTGGCacagtttgcagccgagtgtgaagtggctgggatgagaatcagcacctccaagtccaaGGCCATGATTCTCAGCTGGAAAAGGGTGGCTTGGTGGAgagctcctgcctcaagtggaggagttctaGTATCTTGGgatcttgttcacgagtgagggaaggatggggCGGGAGATTGACAGGTGGATAGGTGCAGTTTCTGCAGTGATGCGGTTGATGTACCTGTCTGTCGTGgtaaagaaggagctgagcttcaaggcgaagctctcgatttaccagtcgatctacgttcctactctcacctattaTCATGAgtcggccgaaatgtgctttctccgtaGGGTGGCTTGGTGCTCCCTTTTAGATAGGGTGAGGAGCTCGGCCACTCAGGAGGTGCTCAGAGTAGAGccactgctcctccacatcgagaggagccagctgaggtggctagAGCATCGGATACGCTTCGCATCGGGGTCCTGATCACTCTGTCGGGGTCTATTCTGCAagaacaaccggctggatgtacattattccTTACTTAATGAACAGGTAGTTCCAAGTCAGTTTAATCACCGTTCTATATCAATGCGCTGCTTTAAATGATACACACACCACGCGCACATAaacacagtgagagagagagaggtcggGGATTGCAGATTGCTACACATCGGGTGATTCTTGgcctttttttaaaatctttatttaaaatcttttaatgCACGGCAAACCATTGATTATcccttacatatatatttttattcataatcaTGAACGGAATGACTAatgtactataaaaaaaatacacaagtgaCTTGAAAacctttcatttttttcttttttttattaggatACACTAATCCACACATCCTTTCCAATACACGTTTTAAATATAAACCTTAATTTTGGTCattattatgtataataatatttgtaggtttttttatattctgaataattcattattttgttTCCTGGCAGAATTGCTTGGGAGGgataaaataacaaaatgcaaAAACCTGTCAttcataagtaaaaataaataaatataagaataacaaatataaaagagATAAAATGAGAGAGACAGGCATTTTAAGATGTTTCAGACAGTGAGCTGATGAGGGCACGAGGGGCTCTGTATTGAATTTCAGCACGACAGCATTCCCCAGTGCTGCAGTGAGCATGAGAGGGAGTGAAGACAGTGACCTACAAACAGGTTTAAGTATCCTTAGAGCACTGACTGAGCGGAGGACCGGGTACAGGAGAAAACACCTCCTGTTGGACTCATAGGGTAGACCGTCTGGCAGAAAGGGGGGACACTAGATAAACAGCTCATGGTGTGGTGAAGGTAGGGAAGAATCACGGATAGCGTGGGGTAACTTTTCTGGATTTACGGACACTAGTGGCAGAGGGTAAGTGGAGGGACAAACAGGGTGTCTTCTCAGAAACTTTTCAGAGAACCAAACCTCAATACCAAATTTCAGATTTTTCTGAGATATTTACTTGCAAGGGAATGTGACACTTTTATTGAACATTTTTGCCCCTTACCTCCATTTAAGTCTTGTTTTACACTTGTTTTATACTGAAAGGATGTTTTGGTGTCCTCACATAAACTGGTTCTGTTAACAGGGATGGTTTAATAgtcttgattttttatttttttgacaaatgtatttatttaattattgattaatattttattttatttatttgtctgaaGTCTTGTAGTCTTATTCTTAGGGTGAGGTTCAAAGTGGTAATGGATCTGTCTCTGGGAGTTAACACAGGGTTCTGATAGAGTACATGAAATGTTTGTATATGATTTCATGGAACGGCAGGAGAAGTATCATCTTCAGTTACATAACTGGAACGGGACTGTATACATGTCTTGTTGTAGAGCAGATTATTTTTCTATTACACAGTCTATTACACACTTTAATTCAACTATACCAATTTGAAAATAGATAAAAGTATttagcattataaatgtgtttttttatttaaatgtattaaattaaattgcattacacataatctgtaaatattatttagttgtaaatgaaaaaaaatattggagtatgtttttcagtttttctacttatAAAATTCAAcatgttttttgttatttgtaattATTCCCATTTTTTAGCAATTTCCGAGTGTAATGCAATTAAtacaatgtaaattacatttcatttaaatatgcatatactagattgattgattgattgattgattgattaatatgattgattgattgattgaatgatAGTTTCGATCAAACACCAATTTAACAAACCTTTGACCGCTGGGTTCATGATTGGCTGAAAATATTGTGTTTCTACTCAATAAAACAGACTGAGTGAACAAGAAAGATGGACAAAGGAGAAGGAGAAGAACCAGACAGGGAAACAGAGGGCAAAAAACAAGAAGAGGAAGAGATCAGTGAAATTGACAAGAACCTCAAGGACCAGCGCAACAAGGCAGAAAAGGGTGACAAAGAGAAGggtgagaggaagagagagaatcGAAGATCTGGTTCAATGTGGAAGGGAGGTTGGGCCCTGTCTGAACGTCTGGCCATCAATGTGTCAGGCATGCGCTACGAGACACAGATTCGAACCCTGGCCCAGTTCCCTGACTCTCTGCTCGGTGACCCTCAGCGGCGTCTGCGCTACTTTGACCCACTCCGAAACGAGATCTTCCTGGACCGCAACCGATTCTGCTTTGATGCCATCCTTTACTTCTATCAGTCTGGAGGTCGGTTACGGCGGCCTGCCAGTGTGCCTCTGGACGTCTTCATGGATGAACTGCGCTTTTATGAGCTGGGAGAGGATATCATGGCTCGCTTCAAAGAGGATGAGGGCTTCCCCAAGGAGGAGCCTCGGCCCCTGCCAGACAATGAGATCCAGCGCAAGCTGTGGATGCTCTTTGAGCACCCCGAGTCCTCTGGAGGTGCCCGTATCATCGCCATCATCAGCGTGATGGTGATTGTGGTCTCTATCCTCATCTTCTGTTTGGAGACGCTGCCTGACTTCAGAGTAGAGAAGGAGCTGAGAGAGGTGAGAAGAGCAGTAAAAGACATGGCAGTATTACAGTGTTTGACCATGTGTCTGCACTAGCAAACTGTTATCAGCTCATATTTCCATACAGAAAATGcaggatttatttttttcattaaaaagtacacataatgcacaaaacattaatatgaaataatGTTAGAATGGCTGTTAGCATGAAGCAGATGGGTTGCTGCGCATATAAAGATGAATGAGCATAAaccaaatgtattaatattaatatattatttaaagttAGCATGAAAAGAAAATTCACCCTATCTCTTTGCTAAGAATGTTATTAGAGTGCA
The sequence above is a segment of the Carassius carassius chromosome 9, fCarCar2.1, whole genome shotgun sequence genome. Coding sequences within it:
- the LOC132149112 gene encoding 17-beta-hydroxysteroid dehydrogenase 14-like; this translates as MACAQRYVNKVVIVTGGTRGIGRGIVKVFVQNGAKVVFCAQETQLSAGQSLESVLNKEGPGSCSFVSCDVTKEDDIKRLINVTIERFGQLDCLVNNAGWHPPHKTTDETTAEEFRDLLNLNLISYFLASKYALPYLRKTQGNIINLSSLVASIGQKDAAPYVATKGAITAMTKAMAVDESRYQVRVNCISPSNIMTPLWEELAGNTEDAAATVKGGENAQLIGRMGTETESGLAALFLAADATFCTGIDLFLSGGAELNYGFKSQIP